From the genome of Leishmania major strain Friedlin complete genome, chromosome 35:
CGTGAAATGTCACCGTGAGAAGCCGCTTCACATTCGCCAAGGCCGTTTCCACCTCCGCGGTCAGCAGTGCTGACccaccgcggcgcaggtacagcagcagcgcgtccatgagcgacgcggcggcgtggaaGTGCCCAGTGAGAAACGCACCTTCGATGCGGCCTAGCACGCTGGACCCGAGCTCCTCGACAACATCCATATCGGCGTGCGGgtcctcgcgctgcagctggcgaaTCACCGCACCGGCGTCAGCGAGCTCATCATCAAACCAGCTGTGCCACTCGACAATGGCGGCACTCGCGTTTACGCAGTCGACCGCTCCCTGCTCCACTACTCTTAGCACTGCGGAGACGAGGCCCCAGAGTTCTGTGGCGTCGGCGTCCGCCAACTCCTTCACAGCAGTGCGGTACAGCTCAGACCAGGCGCTGGGCAACAGATGGCTGCTATCAAACTTCTCCTGCGGCACGAGTGCCTTCGTTTTCATCACAAGCGACACGAGGCCCAAGTCCGACTTGCTGTTGGCCTCTTGCGCGTACCTGGAGGCCTGAATCTGGAAAAAAGGCTTGCTGGCTGCGCGTATGgcacgcaccagcgcatCGGAAAGTGAAACGCCGTAAGAGGGGTGCTGCATTCTGCGCTTGGCGGAGTGCTCAAGTGCTGCCGCGACCTTTTTCTctttattattattattctatattgtgcgtgtgtgtgcgtcgtgCCAGTGAGCTCTAGAACCGTGATACAGCTGGAGCGGCAGAGCGCAATAGAGAAACCACCCACGAGGTCCAGCTACAGAAGCCCCGTCACTCAGCGGCCGATGCCCGGTACTAGGGCAACGGTATCGCCAGAGGAAAGGGATAAAAGGTgggggaagagaaaaaacacgtgaagagagagagagatagagactggagggggagggtggtcCGTAGCGGCGGCGATATCCATTTGAATCTGCAGTCGCTCGTCACGCATGAGCACGGAGTGTCACCCGTTCATCACCCCATCCACCCCCCATGTGGTAGTCTTTCGCTTTTCCTCCTTGTCTCgaggcgtgcgcgtgtcAAGAGTCGGTCACCCATACGCGAAACGTGCGCACATTTGCTTGCACGCCACAAACGGTCGGCTTCGTCGGTACTTGCGAGTTGTGCGCTATTTCGCCGCTTCGCTTTTCTTTTGATGATACCCCGACGAGgccgcgtgcacacacgcacacacgcacacacgcacacacgcacacatgtaCATCGCACGGCTTGACAGAGGCCTCGgagcttttttttttgttcgaACGAGTGGTTGGGGGACgtgggaggaagaggagctgTATTGCGCGTGCTGACGCGAGCACACCACAGGGGCGCATACACTCGGCGCGGTGAGTTTATATGGGTGCgttcctcgtcttcctccttTAGTGCTGTTGATCGTGCCTTCGTAGGCCCGCCTCCCAatggcgcacgcgcagcttgCGCTACGAGATCAAGCGGCGTCGGAGAGGTCGATCCGCTTTGCTACAGAGACGTCCCGCTGCCGTGCTTTCTCATCTTCCGCGGCTTCCTCTTCGGCCCTCGACTCTGCGTCGCTGCAGTCGGCAGCCGCTGTCACGCTCACACGCGGCGGGATTGGGGTATTCTGAAGGCTGTCCGTGATGGCCGTCGCCACCTTTGCCAGCGTCGCGCGCTGCGGCCAgccccacagcagcagcgcaagacCACCGGTTAGCCCCACGGCTACCACTAAGTCTTTCAGCACACGGTAAACGAAATCACCGATGGtgtcctgcagcaccgttGCCACTGCCATGCGACCGACAAAGTACACCGCGACGCGTCGCACCGCCGGTAGATCGGGCGAGAAGAAGGTGAGGAAGTACTGACACGACAGCCAAGGGAACAGgtagcgaagagagagggcatACAGCTTGCTGGCGAAGGGCAGCACCGACAGGCCGATTAGCACCAAAGCCGCAACTGCATGCAGCAGGAAATACCGCACACACTCAGCGAGGTGGGCACGCACCAGCATCCAGAGTCCGTTGACATGATTCGCAAAGGAgctcggcggcagccacgTTGCCAAGCTGCTTGGCATGTAGCGAGAAAACAAGTTGCGGGCCggcgcttgctgctgctctgccacAACAAACGTGTGCAGCTCGTTGCGCATCGCGATCCCCAGAAGCGCCGTCTGAAGGAAGGTTACAGCTATGTGAATAGAAAAGGAAGTGGCGTTGTAGTGTCGCACTAGACTGTTCGCCCAGCCAACACACACGACAGCGTGCTTGGCGAATACACAAGCCACCGTCTCGCACTGGACTGCGAGAAAGGTCAGTACTAGCTGGAGCGCGGCCCACTCGTAGTGCCATACACGCTTCTCCAGCGCCCACATGAaagtgcagcagcgtgcaAAGTAGGTTAAGATGCGGAGCTGAGAGATACCTCGCCCCAGACAGCGCAGTAAAACGACGAGCTTGGGCGCCAGAGCCGCCCAGTCTTCTGCGGCAATGATCAACAATCGGGCAATCGACTGCAGCGTTACACACAACGTGATACAAAAGGCCTTCTGTAGCGCCGCAACGATCCATAGCGTGACGCGGTACTCCGCCCTCCACGCCCAAGCATACACGGACCACACACCCGGCACCAGGTCGAGGCCGTCCACGGCGGCAgacacggcggcgacgacggacATACGCGTttgcgcgccggcgcggaAGGCTGAACgcgtcgcgtgcgcgcgcgcaaaAGCGGCACACCCCGACGACGGAGTCGCCATAGCGAGCAGCACGGCCCTCCGCGCATCGACAGCGCCTTCCTCTGCGCCAATCAGCGCCTCTCGTCGTGCAGAGGAGCCGCACAGAGCCCCTCCCGCAAAGACAGCAACTTGCTCCGCCCCATACTTCACGTATGGCGCCATCTGCACCAGCCAAACCCCGCACTGTTGCCCCAGCGCGGACGCGGCCTCGTAGCTCATGCGACAtaccgccaccaccagcgccgacgccggtgcggcgACGTGACtcgagaagaagaggaaCATGTCGTGCATACGGTGCACGTAACCGGGGAGCTGCCACCCAAGCCACACGGGCAGCGGTGCCTTGGCGACaaacgacggcggcagcatcgccgtgTTTACCTCGTCGACGCACTCAATTAGCGACGACGAAACAGCCATGCCAAGCTCGCCTTGCAGCTGAGCCTGCACTTCCACGCATGTCTGCGCAGAGTCCACGCCTACATGGAGCGACCGCCAAGCATAAGGTGCGCTACTCGACGAGTCCGCTctgcgctccgcctctgcaagcgttggtggcggtgacgatAGCGATGGATAAGCAGTCCAGTGAATGGTGACGTTGCGCAGCAGGATGCTGTcccgcagccgcagacagCGCACATCCACGAGCGAAGGCACAGTTGCCGCCGGCGGGGGCATGGGGTCGGCGCCTTTGTCTGGAATGATACAGTAAACATGACTGTGCCGAATggcgccacggcggccgaCCAAATGGATGCTGTCACTGCCCGCCAGGGCAGATGCAGTGATATCGATGTCACGCGTGTAGTGCAACAGCTGTGTGCTATCACCGCTGGCGATTATGTGGTGCGTGGGAAAAGGGAGCTCGGCGCCTTGCGTGATGCGATCGCCCCGCGAGCACTTCTTCACGCTTCCGTTGAACACACTCACTCCCCGCACGCCGTGTGTCCACCATGGTGGCAGCTCCAGCGGTAGTCTGGGCGACGCAGCCGACACCGTTGAGGTGACCAGAGGCGACGCACTTCCCTCGATCTTCACTTTGTCATAGTATGAGTAGACGCGCAGAGCGGGCAACGGTGGCAGTGACAAGGGTGACGCATCCGCAGTGCGTGGCGGGTGCAGCGAAGGGATCAGCACTCGTTGGCCCTGCACGAGTGCGGACACCTCCAGCCTGGTCAggttcacctcctccacaaaTGCAGGGCCAACCACATGCATCAAGGCGAGGGAGTAGAACACAAAGCTGCTCACGCCGATCCAGCGGAAACTCCTTCGCGACCAGCAGAGCGCACCGCTGGTGAcggtggcgagcagcacTACCCACGATAGCAGGGCGCTGACATTGCCAAAGAGAACAACAGCGGTGATcagtgccgccgcgcacacgctaCGCTCCACTGAGGGCGGAAAGCAGCCACTCCTCACCACGTGGCTAACAAGGACACCGAGCGCATAGAGGAAGGCACGACTCACGGCAAAGACAGCCACCACGCCACAGAGAAGGGCTACACCAACGTAAAACGTCGCCTCCTCACAGCGGAACATAGCTGTATTTTCTTTTGTCGGTGTTGGGACGGATGCAGCCTAAACGTCGAAGCTCAACGACTGCGGCTGAGGCGagggaaaacgaaaacaatAAAGAATTCAGCTCACACGAGGTGGCGCCACAGGGGAAAGGGCCCGGGCAGTTAggggggcagcggtggccaacagcagcagaggcaagTCAGGCacgtggagagagggagaagcgagtgaaagagggagagaacaGGAAGAGGAGCGGATAGAGATAAGAGGCGATCGGAGGCAAAGAAGAAGAAGCACGAGCCTGCgagcacacacccacacacacgcacacgcaagcgaCCACCACCAATGTCCCCTcgtgcgaaaaaaaaggataATAACGATGAGCAAAGTGTGGGGGCGAACAAAATGTTATGCGCTACAGCGGCGGGAgtcgacagagagagagaggtgcagggaaggaggggtgggaCGACGGGTCGAAAAGCAGCTACaaacgtacacacacgcacgcaaacacaaacacaccaGCACGAGAACCAGCAGCCAGGTAATACGACGATGGGAAGCGCCTACGAAGTGAGAGGAGCACAAGAGGGGAAAGGTGCCAGTGTGCACCAAGAGCGATGCGGCAGGCAGGCTCCAGAAGCAAGCGCACACTGGCACGTGTAATCGGTGGAGAGAAGgatggtggtgctggagggcggggcgagggagggaggagattCTAGAAACGAAGAAAGAAGAATGAGAGCGCAACGCGCTAGGTAAAAAAAAAATCTGAACGGGGGTGGCGAATGaacgcagcacacacacacacacatgagcagacgcgcgcgcagagtggagaggggggggggagagggcagTGCAGCGATGGGGAAGGCTGCGAAGCAGATAAGAACACttcacgctctctctctcttggcCAAGCCTGGTGAAACGAAGGAGAAGAGATTGCCAACGAAAGGAGCATGAGGAAGCCTCTTCGCTCAGCCACGGCGGGCCCCGCGCATGCGGATGCGTGCGAGACAGCAAGAAATAATGACCGCAAAGGCACAAGAGAGGACGCTATatagagaagagaaagagagaatGTGACGCAAAAGCGAAGACGCGCTCGTCTCACTTCTCTGTGTCTTCACTTCCGCTGGCCTCTCTTTTATCGTCTGGGGGCGGGGTTGGGCGGAGGGCTGTTGTTCCTCGCTGTGCGCTGGCAGCGGGAAGGGAGCAGaggccactgccgctgcttccaCCAGCGCTTTCCTTGCTTGGCGAGGGCAAAACgaaagcagcagccgtgcccTCGTTTGGCTGCTGGAAGGGGAGATGATGAGGATGCTAATTGGGCGAGGGAGACGGAGATGTGTACTGGGCGTGTTCCGGTGAGAGAGCGTAGAGAAATCCAGCAATGCacctgcgtgcgcagcaggcgaggagggagaagtgTAGAGCAGCAAGATAACGAGATAAGGCAAAAGGGGTGGGATAGCGGAGACAGGGGACGCAGAAAGCACGAGACGAGTAAAAAGGCAGCTGATAAGATACACGCACAGCCTCATGTTACGCATTGGAGCCCACTGAGCAACTGTTCCTTccagaggggagggggtgcgtaGGCCGGAAGCTTGCCTGCATTTGTGCATCCGCGCGCGGACCGGAATGAGCAAGGCCACGACCGAGAACGCTGAATGTGTTCCAGTGAGTTGAGGGGTGCCTTTGCAGTGCCTGCTCCACATTcttgcgttttttttgttcatCGCTCGGCAACGAATAACACACAAGGTTGGCACGAGAAGGAAGCGTAACGAAAAACCACAACCACTACGACTATCGCGACACATAAACACATACAGGGAGCGAGAAGCGAGAAACTGGAAGCAAGCGCCTTTCGCGGCATCGcaaaagcaaaaacaaaatgGAAATTATAATGAAACGCACACATGCCCAAGTGAGTGAGCAGCAACGACGCGACAACGGGAACACAGCACCGCACGCTGAtgcagagacggagagagaagaacgtacgcacacgcacatgcacacacatagacaATACTTGCACATGCACATCCctacatacacacatacattcatgcatgtatatatatatatatatatacatgtatatatatatatatacgtatcCAGATCTGACGATGCGCCTTCTCTCTGTTATCCTTCATCGTAGTGTTTCCATTGGACAGGCGCAGCTAGTAAAGGCGGCATCGACGGCCAACTACACAGCACAGAGAAGCAGTGACACGGATGAGCACATCAGTGAAGATGGGAGGAAAAAGAGAAACTGAAAAGGCCAGTTGGGCCACAGCGATCACGATAATGGCGCGAGCGGGCATGCACTTGTGGTGCGAATAGTTGAGAACAAAGACGACTGagtggggagaagggggggggcttggCGCGGCAGGGGACACAACCAAATAGCAAAGTGATGTTGCTTGTAGGCGGTGTGGCGCGAGACTGTCTGGCCTTTCCCATTCCCACTTGTGGCGCCAAAGCCATAGAGTCTCCATTTCCGCGCAAATTGCCACCTCTGTATTGTGCGGTTTGCTTCCGGACACGATTTACTTGCTGCCTGCCTTGCGCTTCACGAGTTCCGACTCCAACTCTTCACGCAGTTGCTGGAACTCGCGCTTGCTCCGATCGCTCAGGCCAACGTGCGCGCAGGCCGACGCCTTCGGGGAgccggaggcgctgctgacctgctgctgctgcgccttaTCATCGCTCTTCTCCAGCCCCATGCTCGCCATCGCGGCGTGTACGTTTCGCTGAATGGCGGCCCACACCTCCTTGTGCATCTTGCACCATtcaagcagctgcaccgtgTACGCCCCTGGACTCAGctctccgccctcttcctccagcCGGTTTGAACCGATACCGTGGCTTGGGCCCCATGCAGTCCGCTCCCCGCCACCGGTGCTGAAGTCCGCATCTATAAACACATCACTCGCGCA
Proteins encoded in this window:
- a CDS encoding conserved hypothetical protein (previous protein_id=AAZ14384.1); translated protein: MFRCEEATFYVGVALLCGVVAVFAVSRAFLYALGVLVSHVVRSGCFPPSVERSVCAAALITAVVLFGNVSALLSWVVLLATVTSGALCWSRRSFRWIGVSSFVFYSLALMHVVGPAFVEEVNLTRLEVSALVQGQRVLIPSLHPPRTADASPLSLPPLPALRVYSYYDKVKIEGSASPLVTSTVSAASPRLPLELPPWWTHGVRGVSVFNGSVKKCSRGDRITQGAELPFPTHHIIASGDSTQLLHYTRDIDITASALAGSDSIHLVGRRGAIRHSHVYCIIPDKGADPMPPPAATVPSLVDVRCLRLRDSILLRNVTIHWTAYPSLSSPPPTLAEAERRADSSSSAPYAWRSLHVGVDSAQTCVEVQAQLQGELGMAVSSSLIECVDEVNTAMLPPSFVAKAPLPVWLGWQLPGYVHRMHDMFLFFSSHVAAPASALVVAVCRMSYEAASALGQQCGVWLVQMAPYVKYGAEQVAVFAGGALCGSSARREALIGAEEGAVDARRAVLLAMATPSSGCAAFARAHATRSAFRAGAQTRMSVVAAVSAAVDGLDLVPGVWSVYAWAWRAEYRVTLWIVAALQKAFCITLCVTLQSIARLLIIAAEDWAALAPKLVVLLRCLGRGISQLRILTYFARCCTFMWALEKRVWHYEWAALQLVLTFLAVQCETVACVFAKHAVVCVGWANSLVRHYNATSFSIHIAVTFLQTALLGIAMRNELHTFVVAEQQQAPARNLFSRYMPSSLATWLPPSSFANHVNGLWMLVRAHLAECVRYFLLHAVAALVLIGLSVLPFASKLYALSLRYLFPWLSCQYFLTFFSPDLPAVRRVAVYFVGRMAVATVLQDTIGDFVYRVLKDLVVAVGLTGGLALLLWGWPQRATLAKVATAITDSLQNTPIPPRVSVTAAADCSDAESRAEEEAAEDEKARQRDVSVAKRIDLSDAA